The DNA window TCGGCCCGGATCTCCTCGAACGCGGCCAGCCGCTCGGACTCGGGCAGGTGGCGCAGGTCGGTGGTGGGCAGCGGGACCGGCTCGTGGGCGCGGACCACCTGCACGAGCGCGCCGTCGTCGACCCGTAGGTGGGTGCGGAGCGCCTCGTGCCGGGCCACCACCCGGTTGACCACGTCGCCGGCCGCTTCGGCGTCGAGGCCGGCCGGGAAGCGCCACGGGATGGACACGTTGAACACCGGCGAGCCGGCGTCGAGCTGGTTGGCCATCCACACCCGCTCCTGGGCGAAGGAGGCCGGGAAGGTCCACTCCTGACTCATCGTTGCCGCCTTCCGTTCGCGACTGCGGGGCTCCGTTTCGCTGCACTCCTCGCGCTCACTGACTGGCCTCGCGGACGGAGCGGGGACGCATGTCGGTCCAGACCTCGTCGACGTGGGCCAGGCACTCCTCGCGGGTGCCGGCGAAGCCGGTGTCGTGCCAGCCCGCGGGGAGGTCCCGGTCGGCCGACCAGATCGAGTACTGCTCCTCGTCGTTGCGGACGACCAGGAATCGGGGTTCGGCCATCTCAGTTCGCTCCAGGGGTGTCGGGGGTGTGCGGCTCGGCCATCGCCACGGCGATCTTGCGGGGGCCGGTGAACGGCTCCCGGCCGTGCGCGGCGGTCATGTTGTCCACCACCAGCACGTCGTCACGCTGGTAGTCGAAGCGGACGGTGGCGGCCCGGTAGGCGGCGCGCAGGTGGTCCATGACGTCGGCGGGAATCTCGCCGCCGTCGCCGTAGTAGGTGTTCGACGGCAGCCCGTCCGCGCCGAACATGGCCAGCAGCCCCTCCTGGTAGTCCTTCGGGAGGGTGCTCACGTGGAAGAAGGTGGCGTGGTTGAACCAGCGCGGGGTGTCCGAGCCGGGCCGGTGGTGCACCACGTCCCGCACGGCCCGGGTGCGCAGGCCGTCCGTGCCCACCCACTCCACGGTGATCCCGTTGGCCGCCGCGTACGCCTCGACCTCGGACCGGTTCTCGGTGTTGAACACCTCCTGCCAGCGGGTGCCGAAGTCGCCGTGGAAGTTGCGCACCAGCATCCAGCGCCGCCGGACGAACTCCTCGCGTACCGCCGGGTCGATCAGGTCGTGGACCCGGCGGACGTCGGCGAGCGGGGTGGCGCCCCGGGTCTCCGGCGCGGTGAGGCAGTAGAAGAACAGGGTCAGCGGCCAGCGCGCCTGGTACGAGTTCTCGTTGTGCAGGAAGATCTCCTCGTCCGGCGGGTAGTCGGTCGAGGTGTACACCCGGCCCTTGATGGAGTGCCGGGGCGAGGAACGCTCCGTGTAGGTCAGCGGCTCGCCGGACAGGGCGCGCACCACCCCGTCGAAGCCGTCCACCCCGCCGACGTCGAAGCCGCGGAACAGCAGCCCGCCGTGCTCGACGAGGGTGGCCCGCAGCTCGGCGCGGCGGGCCGCGATCAGGTCGGTCAGGGCCCGGCCGTCGTTCTCGACGACCACCGGCAGCGTGGCGATCGTGTCGCTCATGATGCGGTGTCTCCTTGTTCTCGTGGTCAGGCGCGGGGCAGCCGCGGGATGGCCGGGATCGTCGCCGGCGCGGCCGGTTCGTCGGCGGGCTGGCTGGCCCGCAGCTCCTCGATCCGGGCGGCCAGCCCGGCGACCGTGGGGGTCTCGAAGAGGCTGCGCATGGGCAGCCGGACCCCGGTGGCCTTGCGCATCGCGGCGATCAGCTGCACCGCGACCAGTGAGTTGCCGCCGAGGGCGAAGAAGTCGTCGTCCACGCCGACGTCGGTGACGCCGAGGCCGTCCCGCCAGACCTGGGCGATGGTCCTCTCCAGCTCGGTCGAGGGGGCGGCCGAGCCGCCCCCCGTCCCGGCCGCCGCGGTGGCCGGGGCGTCGGTCTCCGCCTCCAGGCTGTCCGTGGTCACCCGGGCCGCGCGCCGCCGGATGTCGGCGACGGTGCGGGTGGTGATGACCACCTGCGCGCCCAGGCCGGCGGTGAGGCTGCGGCGGAACGCCTCGGCCCCGTCGACCGGCCGGATGTCCTCGGTGACCGCTGCCGGCGCGGCGGCGGCGGCGGCCGGGGTGTCGGCGAGGCCGCCGGTCACCGCGCCCTGGTCCACCTTGCGCAGCACGAAGTCGCTGATCGCGACCAGCTCCCGGCCCTCGGTGTCGCGCAGCGACAGGTCGGCCGCCACCACCTCCTCGGTGGCGCTGGGCCGGTGCCGCAGGTGGCTGTGGAAGGTCGCCGGCAACGCCCCGCGCACCACGATCCGGCCGTACGACAGCGGCAGGTACGTGCCGGAGCCCTGGCCGCGGCCGAACGCGGTCGCCACGTCCAGCAGCGCCGGGTGCAGGCCCCAGGAGGGCAGGTCGCCCAGCGCGGCGTCGGGCGCCTCGACCCGGGCCAGCTCCTCCCCGTCGGCCAGGTGGTGCTCGGCCAGCGCGGCCCAGCGGGGGCCGAAGGTGAGCATGCTGGTGCGGCCCCGGCCGAACGAGGCGTCGTCGTCGACCCGGCGGCCGGCGACGGCGGGCGTGCCGGCCGGCGGGGCGGGCTCGGTGGTCCAGCCGGCGGCGCCGCGCACGTGGGTGCGGAGCTGACCGGCGGCCAGGCTCGCCACGGTGAAGTCGACCCCGTCCTCGGTCGGGGTCAGCTCCACCCGGTACTGGGCGACCGTGCCGGCCGGCACCGAGAACGGCTCCAGGAAGACGACGTCCCGCAGTTCCACGGCGGCGTCCGGCGCCGGGGCGGGCAGCGCGGCGGTCACCGCGGCCCGCACCGACTCCAGGTGTGCGGTGCCCGGCACCACCGGCACCCCGCCGATCCGGTGCTCGTCGAGCAGCCAGTGGGTGCCGGCGGAAACCAGGCCGTGCAGGACGGTGCCGCCCGGGCCGGTCACCCTGGTGGTGAGCACCGGGTGGTCCACCGGGGCGGTGACGGTGTCCCGTCCGGCGGCCCGGAAGGCGGCCGGCGCGTTCGTCTCCACGGCCATGCCGACCTCGGCCCAGCCGCCCCAGTTCTGGGAGACCACCGGGGCCCGGAAGCCGGCGCCGGCGCGCGCCCAGGCGTCCAGGAAGGCGTTCGCCGCGCAGTAGTCGACCTGGCCGAAGCCGCCGATCACCGCGGTGATCGAGGAGCAGAGCGCCACGAAGTCCAGCGGCAGGTCACCGAAGACCTGGGCCAGGGCGAGGGTGCCGGCGAGCTTCGGGGCGAGCACCCGCTCCGCCTCCGCCCGGTCCTTGATCTCGGCCATGCCGCCGCCGGGCAGGCCCGCGGCGTGCACGATGCCGTCCAGCCCGCCGAACCGCGTCTCGGCGGCCTCGCGGACGCGGCGCAGGTCGTCCGGGTCGGTGACGTCGGCCGCGAGCACCAGCACCTCGGCACCGGCCGCCTCCATCCGGCGGATCGCCGCGATGGCCCGGCCGGCCCGGTCGGCGCCACCGTGCACGGCCAGGTGCTCGTCCCAGCCGTCCCGCTCGGGCAGGCCGGAGCGGGCCAGCAGCACCAGCTTGGCGTGGGCCCGGCGGGCGAAGTCCTCGGCCAGGGTGACGCCGATGCCGCCGAGACCCCCGGTGATCAGGTAGCGGCCGGCCTCGCGCAGCACGCCCGGTGCGTCCTCGGCGTCCACGGTGACCTGCTCGTAGCCGGCCACCCAGCGCCGGTCGCGGCGCAGCGCCACCTCCGGGTGCTCCGGGTCGACCGGGCCGCGCAGCTCGGCCGCGAGCGCGGCGATCCCGCGCGCGGCGGTGTCCGCGTCGACCAGCCGGACGGTGAGCCCGGGCAGCTCGACCGGGAGCACCCGGGCCAGGCCGGCCAGGGTGGCGTGCTCCGGCCGGACCAGGTCGTCGCCGCGCACGTCGCCGGTGCCGGCGGTGACCAGGTCGAGGCGGATCCCCTCCTCGTCGGCGGTCAGCCCGGCCCGGGCGAGGGCCTGCACCAGGTGCAGGGCGCTGAAGAAGCCCCGGTCCTGGGCGGCCCAGGCGGCGACGATGTCCGTCCCGGCCGGCTCGCCGTCGAGGGCGTACGCGTGCACGATCCGGCGCGGCAGGTCGGCGCCGAGCGCGGCGACCAGGGCCTCGTGGTCCTCGCGGACGCCGGGGCGCAGCCGGAAGCCGCCGGCCGTGGCGGCGAAGGCGTCGCCGGCGCGTACCTCGACCGGGTCGTCGCCGGCGGCGCGCAGCGCGGCCACGAGTGCCTCCCCGCGCGGGCCGTCGGCCAGCACGAGGCACCGGCCCAGCGGGACGACGGTCCGTGCCGGGGCGGCCTGCCGCCACACCGGCACCGCGAACCACTCCGGCAGCGGCCGGGGCCCGGTCTCGACCGGGGCCGCCGCCTGCTCCACCGGGTCCGGCGCGACCCAGTAGCGGCGACGTTCGAAGGGGTACGTGGGCAGCGGCACCCGCCGGGCGTCCGGGTCGACGTCCAGGGCCACCGGCACCCCGGCGCACCACAGGGCCCCGGCGGTGCCGAGCAGGGTGGCCAGGTCGCCGGTCGACTCGCCCGGCCCCGGCAGGCTGCCCAGCGGGGTCAGCTTCCGCTGCGCCTCGGACGCCTTGGCGACCTGCATCCGGGCCAGGTTGGCGAGCTGCCGGCCCGGGCCGCACTCGACCAGCGCCCAGGTGCCCTCGGCCAGCAGCGTGGCCACGCAGGCGCCGAAGCGGACCGGCCGGCGCAGGTGCGCGGCCCAGTACGCGGGGTCGGTGGCCTGCGCCTCGGTGATCCAGGTGCCGGTCACGTTGGACAGGAACGGCACCGTCGGCGGGCGCAGCGGCACGCTCGCCATGAGCGCGGTGAACTCGTCGAGGATGGGCTCCATCATCGGCGAGTGGAAGGCGTGCGAGGTGCGCAGCAGCTTGGACTTGTTCCTGCCGCCCAGGCTCGCGGCGAACTCCTCGACCAGCGTGGTCTCGCCGGCCACCACGCAGGTGCCCGGGCCGTTGACGGTGGCCACCGACAGGCCCTCGGGCAGCCGGTCCGCGACCGCCGACTCGTCCAGCGTCACGGCGAGCATCGAGCCGGCCGGCAGCGAGTGCATGAGCCGGCCCCGGGCCGCGACGACCCGCAGCGCGTCGGGGAGGGTGAGCACGCCAGCCACGGTGGCGGCGACGTACTCGCCGATGGAGTGGCCGAGCATCGCGGCCGGCGCGACCCCGGCCCGCCGCCAGGCGGTGGCGAGGGCGTACTCGACGGTGAACAGGGCGGGCTGGGTGTAGCGGGTCTGGGTGAGCTTGTCCCCCGCCTCCGGGTCCCGGCCGAGGATCAGGTCCCGGATGTCCAGGCCCAGCTCGGGGCGGAGCAGCTCGGCGCACTCGTCCACGGTGGCCGCGAACGCCGGGTCCTCGGCGTAGAGCTCGGCGCCCATGCCGGCGTACTGGGAGCCCTGGCCGCTGAACAGGAAGGCCACCCGCGGGGCGGGGCCGTCGAGGGCGCCCCGGTGCGCCTTGCGCTTGTCCCGCAGGGCGGCCGCCGCGGACGGCAGGTCGGTGGCGACCACGGCGGCGCGGTGCGCGTACTGCTGACGGCCGACCCGCAGGGTGTGCGCCACGTCGGCCAGCAGTTCGGGACCGCCCGCCGTGCCGTTCTCCAGGTGGTCGGCGAGTCGCTCGACCGCGGTGTCCAGCGCTGTCGGGGTCTTCGCCGAGACCTGGAGCAGGTGCGCCGGGCGGACCCGCCGCTCGGTCCGGTACGCGGCCGGCGCCTCCTCCAGCACCACGTGCGCGTTGGTGCCGCCGATGCCGAACGAGCTGACCCCGGCGCGCCGGGGCCCGCCGTCGGTGTCCCACTTGGTCAGGGTGTTCGCCACGTAGAACGGGGTGTCGGCGAAGTCGATGGCCGGGTTCGGGGTCTCGTAGTTGATGGTCGGCGGGATGAGGCCGTGCTCCATGGCCAGCACCGTCTTGATCACGCTGACGATGCCGGAGGGCTGGCTGAGGTGGCCGATGTTGGACTTCACCGAGCCGATGCCGCACCAGCCCCGGTCGTCGGTGTCCTTGGTGTACACCGCGGAGAGGGCGGCGATCTCGATCGGGTCGCCGAGCGCCGTGCCGGTGCCGTGCGCCTCGACGTAGCTGATGCTGCGTGGGTCGATCCCGGCCAGGCCGACCGCCTGGGCCACCGCCTCCATCTGGCCGTCGATGCTGGGGGCGGTGAAGCCGACCTTGCCGGCGCCGTCGTTGTTGATCGCGTTGCCGAGCACCACGGCGCGGATGGTGTCGCCGTCGGCGATCGCGTCGGAGAGGCGCTTGAGCAGGGTGACCCCGACGCCGCTGCCCCAGACCGTGCCGTTGGCTCCGGCGTCGAACGGGCGGCAGCGGCCGTCCGGGGAGGTGAAGCCGTCCATGCCGAGGTAGCCGACGTGCGGCAGCTCGATGTTGACCCCGCCGGCCAGGGCCATGTCGCACTCGCCGTTGCGCAGCGCCTCGCAGGCCAGGTGGAAGGCCACCAGCGAGGTGGAGCAGGCGGTGTGCACGGTGAGGCTGGGCCCGCGCAGGTCGAGCCGGTAGGAGACGTTGGTGGCCACGTAGTTCGGCGAGTTGCCGGTGGCCAGGGAGACCGCGCCGTGCGGGCTGCCGCCGACCCGCTTGTTGCGCAGCACGTTGCGGTGCAGGTAGGTGTTGCCGCCGGTGCCGGCGTAGACGCCGACCGCGCCGTCGTAGCGGGACGGGTCGTAGCCGCCGTCCTGGAGCGCGGTGTAGCAGGTCTCCAGGAAGAGGCGGTGCTGCGGGTCGGTGATCTCGGCCTCGCGGGCGGTCATCCCGAACAGGCCGGCGTCGAACTCGTCGTAGCCGTCGACCAGCGGGGCGCGGTTCACCCAGCCGGGGTCGTCGACCTCCTCGGGGGTGGCGCCGCGGGCGATCTGCTCCTCGCGGGTCAGCTCGGTCACCGACTCGACGCCGTCGACCAGGTTGCGCCAGAACTCGTCGATGTCGCCCGCGCCGGGTAGGCGGGCGGCGAGACCGACGATCGCGATCGGTTCGATGCCGTCGTCGGTGGTGGGAATGTCGTTCTGCATCCGGGGTGTCCTTAGCTCACGCGGTGCGTCGGGGCGGGGTACGGCGTCAGGGCTGGTTCGGTCGTCGGGGTGGGGTACGGCGGGCGCGGCCACGCCGGGCGGCGGCGCGCAGCGCGGCCCGGGCGAGTTCCGGCCGGTCGGCGGCGCCGTCGAGGCTGGCGGCGAGGGCCCGTACGGTCGGGTGGCGGAACAGGTCGAGCATGGTGAGGGAGCGGCCGGTGGCCTCGGTGAGCCGGGCGTGCACCGCGGCGAGGGCCATCGAGTGGCCGCCGATGTCGAAGAAGTTGTCGGCGACGCCCACCCGGTCCCGGCCGAGCACGTCCCGCCAGATGCCGGCGATCAGCTCCTCGGTGGCGGTGAGCGCGTCCGGCCCGGTGGGCAGCGGGGCCCGGGCCGGCTCGGCGGCCGCCACGGTCATCGCGCCGAGCGCCGCCACCCGTACGGCCGGGCGGGGCAGCTCGGTGGCGACCTCGTCGGCGGGCGCGTCCGGGTCGGCCGCGAGGGCGCCGACCAGGTCGGCCAGGTCGGCCAGGAGCGCCTCGATCCGCTCGGCGTCGAACAGGTCCGGGTTGTGCACCACCTCGACACCGGCCCGGCCGTCGCGTTCCACCACGTAGACGGTGATGTCGAACGGTGAGCCGGGCTTCGGCACCGGCACCGGCTCGACCGACAGGCCGGTCAGCGCGAGCCGGGGCGGCACGAAGTTGAGCACGTTGAACAGCACCTGCACGAGCGGGGCGCGGGAGGTGTCCCGGCCGACGCCGAGCGCCTCGACGATCCGTTCCAGCGGGGCGCCGGGATGCTCGGTGACCGCGTGCAGCTCGGCGGCGCACCGGTCGACCAGCCCCGCGAAGGTCGCCCCACCGGTGCGGACCCGCACGGGCACGGTGTCGATGAAGAAGCCGATGACGTCGTCGAAGGCGGCCAGCCGCCGGTCGGCGACGATCGCGCCGAGCACGTGGTCGTCGCCGCCGGTGAGCCGGCGCAGCAGCTCGCCGAAGCCGGCCAGCAGCACGGCCGCCACGGTGGTGCCGCGCCGGGCGGCCAGGTCGCGCACCGCCCGGTCGGCCGCACCGGTGAGCCGCACCGCGGCCTCGACGCCGGCGTAGGTCTGCACCGCCGGGCGGGGCCGGTCGCGGGGCAGGTCCAGCACGGTCGGGGCGCCGGCCAGGTGCCCGGTCCACCAGGCCAGGTCGGCCGCGCCCCGGCGGCGGTCGCGCTCCGCCCGCCAGACCGCGTAGTCGGCGTACGTGGCGGGCAGCGGCGGCCGGGCCGGCGGCTCACCGGCGACCGCCCGGGCGTACGCGCCGGCCAGCTCGTCGTAGAGCAGCGCCTCGGACCAGCCGTCGAAGACCGCGTGGTGCACGGTGACGGCGAGCACGTGGGTGTCGGCGGCCAGCCGGTAGACGGTCACCTGCCAGGGCGGCCCGGTGGCCAGGTCGAACGAGTGCCCGGCGCCGGCCGCGAGCATGGTGGCCAGCTCCGCCTCGGCGTCGGCGGCGCCGGTCAGGTCGACCACCGGCACGGCCACGTCGGTCGGCTCCTCGCGGACCGCGTACGGCACGCCGCCGGTCTGCGGGATCCGCCAGCGCAGCACGTCGTGCCGCTCGGCCACGGCGCGCAGCGCGGCGCCGAGCGCGGCGGTGTCCAGCGGCCCGCTCAGCCGGTGCGCGACGGCGATGTTGTAGGGCGCGCTGGACGGGGCGAGCTGGTCCATGAACCAGAGCCGCCGCTGCGGCGGGGAGAGGGTGGGCGGGTTGCCGGTGGTCAGCTCGTCGCCGTCGGCGGGCGCGGCGGCCCGCACCCGATCGACCAGCGCGCCGAAGGTGCGGTCGGTGAACAGCACCCGGGTGTCCACCCGCCGGCCCAGCTCGGCGCGGAGTGCGGCGACCAGTCGCATGGCGGCGATGGAGTTACCGCCGGCGGACAGGAAGTCGCTGTCCGGGCCGGGGTTCGCGCCGAGCAGCCGGATCCAGAGCCGCCGGACGGCCGCCTCCACCGGGTCGCCGCCGGGGATCTCCGCCGCCTCCGGCAGCGCGGCGACCGCCAGCGCGCGCAGCGCGGGCCGGTCCAGCTTGCCGCTGGTCGGGCTGACCGGCAGCGCGGCCAGCCGCACCGTCCGGGCCGGCAGCATGGCGGTGGTCAGCCGGGGCCCGGCGTACGCCCGCAGCGCCTCGTCGCCGGGCGCGCCGGCGGGGGTGAGGAAGGCGACCAGCTCGGTGCCGGCCGGGCCGGGCACGGCCTCCACGGCCACCCGGTCGACGCCGGGGTGGCCGGCCAGCACGGCCTCGACCTCGCCCAGCTCGATCCGCTGGCCGCGCACCTTGACCTGCCGGTCGGCCCGGCCGAGGTAGACGATCCGGCCGTCCGGCGCCTGCCGGACCAGGTCGCCCGTGCGGTAGAGCCGCTCCCCCGGCCGGTCGCCGAACGGGTCGGGCACGAACCGCTCGGCGGTCAGCCCGGGCCGGTCGAGGTAGCCGTCGGCCAGGCCGGGACCGCCGATCAGCAGCTCGCCGGTCTCGCCCGCTGGCACCGGGCACAGATCGGCGTCCACCACGTACGCCCGGTGGTTGGGCAGGGGCAGGCCGATCGGCACCGGGTCGGTGTCGGCGGCGGTGAGGTCACCGCTGACCGCCAGCACGGTGGTCTCGGTGGGGCCGTAGCCGTTGAGGAACCGCCGGCCGGGGGCCCAGCGAGCGACCAGCTCGGCCGGGACCGCCTCGCCGCCGCAGAGCAGCACCCGCCACGACGGCAGCTCCGCCGGGTCGAGCAGGGCGAGCACGGTCGGGGTGATGAAACCCCAGGTCACCTCGTGCGCGGCGACGAACCGGGCCAGCCGGACGGGGTCGGCCCGGTCGTCGGTGCCGAGCAGCTGCACCGCGCCGCCGAGCAGCAGCGGCACGAACAGGTCCATGGTGGCCGCGTCGAAGCCGAGCGAGGCGATGCCGAGGCTGCGTACCGAGGCGTCGGCACCGGTCAGCGCGGCGACCCCGGTGACGAACTCGACGGCGTTGCGGTGGGTGGTGAGCACCCCCTTGGGCCGGCCGGTGGAGCCGGAGGTGAACAGCACGTACGCCGGGTCGCCGGGGCACGCCGGGCAGGGTGCGAGGGGAGCCGGGCCGGGCAGCCCGACCGCCTCCACACCGGGCTCGCCGCCGAACTCGGCCGCCGCGGTGTCGCCGACGACCACCCGGACCCCGGCGTCCCGGGCGATCTCGCGCAGCCGCTCGCGGGGGCCGCCCGGCTCCAGCGGCACGTACACGGCGCCGGCCAGCAGCACGCCGACCACCGTGACCACCAGGTCGGGGGTACGCGCGCCGCACACCCCGACCCGGTCGCCGCGGCCCACGCCGCGCTCGCGCAGGGCGGCGGCCACCCCGGCGGCCCGCTCGACGAGCTGCCGGTAGGTCAGCCGGGTGTCCCACTGGCGTACCGCCACGGCGTCGGGGGTGCGGGCGGCCTGCGCGGCGATCAGTTCGGCCAGGGTGGCGTCCGGCCAGGGCAGGTCCGCCCCGTACGCGGCGCTGACGGTCAGGATGTCGGTCACCCGTGGTCTCCCCGGTGCTCGGCTGGGTCGGTGATCTGGAGGCGGAGTTCGTTGACGTAGCCCCGCCCCCGCGCGTCGGTGATCCACGACTCGGCCGGGTCGGGCAGCAGCTCGGTGACCACCACGGCCACGTCGGGGCCGGTGCGGGCGGCGGCGTCGACCATGGCGCACAGCGAATGGGCGTGCAGCGGGCCGGTCAGGTCGACGTAGCAGGGCTTGACCTCGGTGCCGACCTTCACGAAGACCCGCTCGGGCAGGCCGAGCCGCTGCCGCAGGCGCCGCACCGCGAGGTAGCGCTCGGCCTCGCCGCTCACCCCGGCCAGCCCGGACTCCCCGACCGTGGTGCGCCAGGTGCGCCGGGCCACCACCAGCCGGTCGATGGTGATGCGAGGCATGTGCGGGGCCGGGTCGAGCAGCTTGAAGCTGTCCAGCAGCAGCGCGGCGAGCAGGTTGCCGAACACCTCGGTGAGCGGCCACCGCCGCCCGTCGGGGAAGACCGCGTCGAACTCGCCGCCGGCGCGCTCGATCCGCACGTCGGTGGCCGGGACGAGGCGGTCCAGGTCGGCGCCCCGGGCCGTGTCGATGCCGATCTGCCGGTCCTGCGGACCGGTCAGCTCGTAGGTGGTCCGGGTGGTCAGCCGCGGGTAGTTGGCCGGGTAGACCACGCGCAGCCGGACCGGCCCGAGGTCGGCGTCGAAGCCGGCGCGCAGCACCGCGGGGTCCGGGTGGAACGGGGTGAGCACGGCACTGTCGAAGGTGGCCAGGCTCGGGTGCAGCTCGCCGAGGACCAGCAGGAACTCGCCCCGGTTGAGCGCGCCGAGGTCGGCGGCGGCGATCTGCACGTCGGGGCTGTGGATCCGGGCGGACGGCCAGCCGGGGCCGTCGGCGGCGAACAGCTCGGCGGCCCGGGCGGCCAGGTCGGCGCTGCGCAGGGTCAGCTCCGCCTGTCCGGGCGGCAGGTCGGCCAGCCCGCACAGCTCTCGCCAGCGGGCGGTCAGCCCGGCGGCGGCGCGCTGGAGCGGGCCGCCGGGGGCGAGCAGCAGCCCCTGGGCGGGCGCCCACACGTCGGCGAGCCGGACCGGGCCGTCCTCGGCCAGTTCGGCGTGGAGGTCGGCGACGACCGCCGTGCAGGCCGCGCCCACCTCGGCGGTCAGCCAGCGGGCCGCCGTCAGCACCACGGCGAGCGGCTCGGCCAGCGCCTCCCGCACCGGCGCGCCCACCCGCACGTCCAGGTCCCGTTCGGTCTCCTCGTAGACCAGGGTGCGGCCGGCGTACATCTGGCCGGCGTGCCGGGTCGCGGCGGCCCCGGTGACCGCGGTGAACTCGTCGTTCAGCGCGGCCAGCGCGGCGCCCAGCCGGTCCGGGTCGCCGGCCGCGGCGGCCACCGCGTCCCGGGCCGCGCGGAGCCGGTCGAGGCCGGCCTCGGCCACCGCCCGGGCCGCCGGGTCGCCGACGGCGGCGATTCGCTCGGCGAGCACCCGTTCCGCGGCCGGGCTGGTGGGCAGGGCGGCGTCCCAGGCGAGCAGCCCGCGCTCGACCAGCCGGGCGAGCAGCAGGTAGCCGTCGTCGGCAGTGCGCAGGTCGCCGGCGGCCCGGAACCGCTCGACCAGCTCGGCCGCCGTCGTCCGGCCGTCGGCGGCGGCGACCAGCCGCGCCTCCACCGGGGGCAGCTCGACCGGCGGGTGCAGCGGCCGGTGCAGCCGGTTGCCGACCACGGTCAGGTGCGGCGGCCGGGCCGGTGGCCACCAGCGGCGCACCGCCAGGTCGGTGCCGAGCCGGTCGGCGTACGCGGACAGCGCCCACGCCTCGAAGTGGACCCGGCGGCGGCGGACCAGGCCCGCGCCGGGGGTCACCCGCGAGGTGGCCGACTCCGGTTCGAGGGTGCCCCAGGCGACCGGCCCGAAGAACCCGATGGTCTCGGCCTTGCCGCAGTAGCGCTGCCAGTAGCGCAGCAGCGTCATCTCGCGCTTGCGGCGCCGGCTGTTGCGGGTCGCCGGGTCGGTGCGCAGCAGCCCGTCCAGGGCGACGAGCATGTCCCGGTTCTGCCAGGTAACCGCCTCGCGGAGCAACGGGTCGGCGGCGAGGTCGAGGGCCGCCGCGGAGCCCTCGGCGGTCGCCTCGTCCAGCGCCTTGTCGAAGACCTCCCGCGTGCCCTCCGCGGCGAGCAGGGCGTCGGCCGCGGCGGCGGCCTCCGGGGCCGCGAACCGGTCCAGCCCGGCGGCCGGGAAGCCGGCCGTCCGCACCACGGTGTCCCGCCAGACCGACCAGCCGGTGTCTCCCAGCGGCAGCAGGTGGCTCATCGGGTCTCCGTCCCCTGGGTGTCCACGATGTGCAGGCGCAGCTCGCTGAAGTAGCGGCGGCCGGCGCCGTCGGGCACCCAGGCCTGGTCCGTGGTCGGGAGCATCTCGCTGACCGTGAGCGAGACGTCGTCGCCGCCGTCGACCCGGGCGGCCCGGACCATGGCGCAGAACATGTTGGCGAAGCCCGGGCTGGACAGGTCCACGAAGCACGGCTTGGTCTCGGTGCCGAGCTTGACGTAGACCTGCTCGGGCAGGCCGAGCCGGCGCCGCCAGTCCCGCACGGCCAGGAAGCGCTGCCGCTCGCCGGTCGCCGCCGCCAGCCCGCTCTCCCCCACCGTGGTCCGCCAGGTCTGCCG is part of the Micromonospora halotolerans genome and encodes:
- a CDS encoding type I polyketide synthase is translated as MQNDIPTTDDGIEPIAIVGLAARLPGAGDIDEFWRNLVDGVESVTELTREEQIARGATPEEVDDPGWVNRAPLVDGYDEFDAGLFGMTAREAEITDPQHRLFLETCYTALQDGGYDPSRYDGAVGVYAGTGGNTYLHRNVLRNKRVGGSPHGAVSLATGNSPNYVATNVSYRLDLRGPSLTVHTACSTSLVAFHLACEALRNGECDMALAGGVNIELPHVGYLGMDGFTSPDGRCRPFDAGANGTVWGSGVGVTLLKRLSDAIADGDTIRAVVLGNAINNDGAGKVGFTAPSIDGQMEAVAQAVGLAGIDPRSISYVEAHGTGTALGDPIEIAALSAVYTKDTDDRGWCGIGSVKSNIGHLSQPSGIVSVIKTVLAMEHGLIPPTINYETPNPAIDFADTPFYVANTLTKWDTDGGPRRAGVSSFGIGGTNAHVVLEEAPAAYRTERRVRPAHLLQVSAKTPTALDTAVERLADHLENGTAGGPELLADVAHTLRVGRQQYAHRAAVVATDLPSAAAALRDKRKAHRGALDGPAPRVAFLFSGQGSQYAGMGAELYAEDPAFAATVDECAELLRPELGLDIRDLILGRDPEAGDKLTQTRYTQPALFTVEYALATAWRRAGVAPAAMLGHSIGEYVAATVAGVLTLPDALRVVAARGRLMHSLPAGSMLAVTLDESAVADRLPEGLSVATVNGPGTCVVAGETTLVEEFAASLGGRNKSKLLRTSHAFHSPMMEPILDEFTALMASVPLRPPTVPFLSNVTGTWITEAQATDPAYWAAHLRRPVRFGACVATLLAEGTWALVECGPGRQLANLARMQVAKASEAQRKLTPLGSLPGPGESTGDLATLLGTAGALWCAGVPVALDVDPDARRVPLPTYPFERRRYWVAPDPVEQAAAPVETGPRPLPEWFAVPVWRQAAPARTVVPLGRCLVLADGPRGEALVAALRAAGDDPVEVRAGDAFAATAGGFRLRPGVREDHEALVAALGADLPRRIVHAYALDGEPAGTDIVAAWAAQDRGFFSALHLVQALARAGLTADEEGIRLDLVTAGTGDVRGDDLVRPEHATLAGLARVLPVELPGLTVRLVDADTAARGIAALAAELRGPVDPEHPEVALRRDRRWVAGYEQVTVDAEDAPGVLREAGRYLITGGLGGIGVTLAEDFARRAHAKLVLLARSGLPERDGWDEHLAVHGGADRAGRAIAAIRRMEAAGAEVLVLAADVTDPDDLRRVREAAETRFGGLDGIVHAAGLPGGGMAEIKDRAEAERVLAPKLAGTLALAQVFGDLPLDFVALCSSITAVIGGFGQVDYCAANAFLDAWARAGAGFRAPVVSQNWGGWAEVGMAVETNAPAAFRAAGRDTVTAPVDHPVLTTRVTGPGGTVLHGLVSAGTHWLLDEHRIGGVPVVPGTAHLESVRAAVTAALPAPAPDAAVELRDVVFLEPFSVPAGTVAQYRVELTPTEDGVDFTVASLAAGQLRTHVRGAAGWTTEPAPPAGTPAVAGRRVDDDASFGRGRTSMLTFGPRWAALAEHHLADGEELARVEAPDAALGDLPSWGLHPALLDVATAFGRGQGSGTYLPLSYGRIVVRGALPATFHSHLRHRPSATEEVVAADLSLRDTEGRELVAISDFVLRKVDQGAVTGGLADTPAAAAAAPAAVTEDIRPVDGAEAFRRSLTAGLGAQVVITTRTVADIRRRAARVTTDSLEAETDAPATAAAGTGGGSAAPSTELERTIAQVWRDGLGVTDVGVDDDFFALGGNSLVAVQLIAAMRKATGVRLPMRSLFETPTVAGLAARIEELRASQPADEPAAPATIPAIPRLPRA
- a CDS encoding TauD/TfdA family dioxygenase; its protein translation is MSDTIATLPVVVENDGRALTDLIAARRAELRATLVEHGGLLFRGFDVGGVDGFDGVVRALSGEPLTYTERSSPRHSIKGRVYTSTDYPPDEEIFLHNENSYQARWPLTLFFYCLTAPETRGATPLADVRRVHDLIDPAVREEFVRRRWMLVRNFHGDFGTRWQEVFNTENRSEVEAYAAANGITVEWVGTDGLRTRAVRDVVHHRPGSDTPRWFNHATFFHVSTLPKDYQEGLLAMFGADGLPSNTYYGDGGEIPADVMDHLRAAYRAATVRFDYQRDDVLVVDNMTAAHGREPFTGPRKIAVAMAEPHTPDTPGAN
- a CDS encoding MbtH family protein translates to MAEPRFLVVRNDEEQYSIWSADRDLPAGWHDTGFAGTREECLAHVDEVWTDMRPRSVREASQ